TGCTTTGCAAATCtaaaagaaacacagagggCTTTTTGGGGCAACTTCTTCCAGATTAAGAAAgtaactggaaggaaaaagcagatcATGATACTGTCAGGAGAACCTTGCTCAGCTCCACTTTGGCTTAGGGAGATCTGTTTGTGCAGATCTGCCCATGCAGAAACAGAGCCAGGTGGGTAGAGAATAGGGTTGCtctcaacattttttaaaatttccactACTTTGACCGTTTTGGCAAGCCACTCTCATTCACACACTGCAGCACGAGATAAAATATTAGCAGTTACATCTGCTTGCAGAGATGATTGTGATAATGCACTCAGATGATGTATCAAGGACCATGAATGCTTATATTGACACTTTCATGTCTTACTCTGCTATCTGTAAAAATATTCATCTCTTCCAGAAGTTTCATGCTACATGTCTGATTCTTGCTATATAGGATTGTTGAATTTTCATATCCAGCATGATGTATCACAATCTTTGGTGTTTTTCTAACatattaatttatcttttctaaTCTTTAAATCTTATAGCTGATAGCTGACTAAAGATTTTCataatttaatgcatttttctaaTGATTGGTCACTTGGAGGAGAATTACAACATTCAGAaccatatattttattttctacatatattaaagaaatataCATCATTATACTTGggacttaaattaaaaaattatttttaccatCTAAAAATTTTAGCTACTGGTTTTGTAGTTCTGTGACAATGCCAGCTTTACATTGGGCTACCATAAGCATATGAACATGAAGGGGCAAGAATTTGGACTTTATATAACAGTTATTTAAAAGGTTTTAGGCCTTTTGGTTGTATATACAGACCTTCCTACGCACAGTGAATCAATATTCTTCTGTCTACTTGTTGACTCTGGTGGAGTTGAAGCAACATCATTAATTCACCCTGTAACGTGCCAAGATGCAATTAGTTACAtaaaaaatgctattaaaaagcAGTCCAATGCAAACACGTGCTTTTGCCATGGAAACTTAAAAACGCAGTCCTGATGCTAATCtcctaaagaaaacagatttttaaagattcAAACAGTATATCAATCAGTATATGAAAAATCCCACATGGCACCGTAGCGCATCCTGCCCAAAgagagtaaaaataatttaaacagcTACTTTCATTTAAATTATTAGGATTTAGGAAAATGTACTGCTGTAAATCTATTGTGTATACATATATCAAACAGGGAAATTCAGACTTTATTGTGAAAAGATACAAAAATTGAAGAACATATGTGTTAAGTAGAATGTGCAGGTTAAAATGAATGGTGTTCACAAGCAAGAAAAAGTGGCTGCACATGGCATGTAATCAGTAAAATCCAATGGTGCTGGAGTTCACACAGATTATTTGTATAGCTGGATaataaaactggaaatatttatgACAAAGTAATATTTGTACTTCCTCTATATAAGATAACGATTATCACATTTCTTGTTCTGAATCATAAACTGATCAACTGAGTTTTCCACCCACTcagatttctctctctgcagggcAGTCTCAACAGATATAGTCCAGACTATGCAAGTAATGGGACAGACGGTCTCTGGAATGCAAAGTCAGGAACAAACCACCTACACTTCACCACTTAGGCACAAGTCTGAATCCCATTCCCTACCAAAACACACCCAAATCGGAACACGCAGACATGCACCTTGAGAGTCTGAAGCCCTTTCCTGAAGATAAATGGATGGGACACGAGgttcacttttaaaataggTCTAGAGAAGTAATATTATTCATCTGACAACCAATGGAACGAAGCattcagaaaagagagaaggcCAGGCTCAGTGTCTTCCTTAGCCTAATGGGGATTCTATCCCACACATCCCTACTTCTTAAGAATGCAAGAGGAACTAAGCTACAAGGGGTGTAGGGATGTGGAGAGAACACAAGAAAGAATACAGACTTAGCTTCTTCCATGATTTCAAAACTAACCAGctatttctgcattttagaaGCATCCCTATTTACATATGCAGTCTGCTGGAAGCACCAATGACTGGTGTTTAGAGGAgtcagctgctcctcacctaGAGCCTGGATTATGAAGGCAGGCATCTTATGCTGAGGCATTTCTTGTCATCACAAAAGTACAACTGAGAAACATCAGGCATCTACAcatccaaaaaacaaaacaaaacaaaacaaaaaaacatcctAGCTGGTTAAACCTCTGGAACAGCTGCATACACTTGTATGAAACCTTCTTaaaatttaatctttaaaaCTGCAGCTGTGTATGTTGGAGGTGACCATCCAGAACCACTGCATGGGATAACACTGGTGCAACAGTCCTCAGTCATCCCAGCAACAGGAGGCCCCATCCTAAGCCACTCCAAGAGAAATAGCAAAAATGCCAGCTTATGCCACATTCCTCATATCAGGAAGGTATTTATGTtaagaggcaggagaaaatgCATTGCAAGAAGCCTGATGAAAATGTACTTTGCTAGACCCTCATCCACCTAAAACGTTTACATCACCCAACCATTTTCTACTACTTTAAAGCAGTTGTGTGCAGTTCGAGTCAGGTTATTAGAAGATATACATGAAGTGTCTGTAGCATTTTGAATGGGAAACCTAGGGCATATgttaacaaaacaaaccaaaaaacaaaaacaaaaaacccccaaacaaacgGTAAAACATAATAATTTTGAAACCTCAAGTATCTGGAACCAGAAGGTAAATAACAACCTTCAGCAAACTGGCAGTAGGAAGTAATGCCGCAAGTCTGGCTGGATCTGACTCAGGACTTGCGTATGCGGAGCCCTGCGCTCCAGTGGGGACACTCACAGTCCCCTCGGGGAAGCCGAAAGCCACCGGACGGCCCGGGCGCAGCTCCTCGGGGCAGCCGGGAGATCCGGGCCGGGGCCTAGCGCCCTCTGGGCCGCCCCAGCACCGGCACGAACTGCCCCTGTCCGCCCGCACCGCCGCGGCCTCCGTCCAGGGCGGGCGTGGCGTAACCGGGCAGCTCAGGTCCCCGGCACCCCGGGGACGTCCGCCAAAGCCCGGGCGAGGCAGGGCGGGCCCGGCGCTGGGGCGGGCAGGAGGGAGGCGGCCGGGGCGGTGCGCACAGGCTCACCCGCACctgctccctccttctcctcgCCCACCTGGCTGTGGGCTCGGCCGTCCCCACCGCGCTCGGCAGCAGCAGCCGCCACAGCAACATGTTGCCCAGGGGAGCCTCGTCTATGCCGCCGCCTCCCAACCCCGCTGCTTACTTCCCGCCCCCCCGGGTCACTTTGCCCTCCGGCCTGGAGATCCTGCGCACCTACTCAGGAGCCGTCATCTTCCTGGAGATCGTGAGTGCGGGGAGGTGACGGGGTGGCCGGCGGCCTTCCCGcgctttccctccctcccctccgcGCCCCGCTGCCTCCTGCCCGCCGCGGCGGGGCCGCCGGCAGTCGGGGTGAATGGGGGGGGAGTAGGAGGAATGCGCCTCTGCCCAGGGACGGTCGAGCAGCAGTAGCCCCACGTCGCCCGCGTTCCTCACCTGCCATTTTGTGACTGGAGAAGGTGCGGGCAGCCGAGGCTACAGAAGGGGGAAAAACCCAGGCTGCCCCGCTCCGACACCGGTTCCGGGATCTGGCAGATGAGGCTGTACCGGGAAGGGCAGCGGGACCCGTCCGCCTTTCCCCCTGGCATGCTCCGGCGTGTTCGCTCACCTCGGGGCGGGTGGCGGTGGCGTTCGGCGCTGCCCCCCCCGCCCTGGCCCGGGGGAGGCACCGGAGGCTCCGTCGTTTCTCGGTGTTGTTTCAGCTGTTGAGGACTTTGAGCCCCAGACCCCCCCATGGAGCGCTCCGCAGGTTTTCGCTAGTGTGTGCGTGTTACGGGTCCTGTGCGAACTCCTACTACACGTGCGATTGATTTCGGGAGTGTGGGAACCTCAGTGCGGTACACGCGTGGCTGAGGAACTTTGAGCTAAGGCTGAATGTGAGGCTCTGCAGAGTGGTACTAATTagtagcagtaaaaaaaaaaattcaacagaaaaCACCTTGGCAGGAATCAacaggtggtttttttgcttgtttgtttatttttatttttttttaatggtcttCAGAGCACAATATTGCTTGGGTCCCAGTCTGTGTGGTGGATCCCATCCTGCAAGCTGTAAAACTGCACCCAAGTAAAGCTCAGCTCCAGTCCAGTCACCAAATCAGGCCCTGAGTCAGAAGGGACAAAAGGTTAATTAAGTTGGCCAACCCATTATACATCTGACAGCCAAGCTGGAGAGGACAGGTGTAGTATTAGGGACATAGCACAGTAGTGGGCACCGAGATTACCAGTCTCTACATTAGAttgctaaatttatttttgaagaggCTTGCGAGGTTGTATGTTCAAAATACCGAAAACATTTCATgcatctctgctttttgtttaacAGATACTTTCTGCTGTCCCTCTGAAACCTTACTCCCCATCACTATCTGGTCTTGAGTCAAACAGATTTGCACCTGTAGTCTTTTGAAACTAGAGAAAGTTTGTTTCTTCGCAGCAGCTAAAAAAGGAACCCTTGAAAGCTGATACATAAACCCTTGGGAGCTTTGAGCTGAGACTAGCAATGCTGCTGTAATGTAACACCAGAGAGGAACTAATTTTATAGCAGGCATCTGTTGAAAGGTAGCTCTCATCCAACCTTgattcaaaagaaagaaagttcATTGAAACTGAAAATGTAACATCTGACTTTGTAAACCTGTAGGATTTAAACAGAACTACTAACTTGCTTGGAAATTGATGGTAGCTGTTAATACACAGCGGGTTGGATTATGAAGTTAAATCTTTGTAATAATTGAACATACTTCAGGTGGCAATaatggttttctccttttttttttttttttttttttttttttttttttttttttttttttttttataaagaggCAGGATTTGCAGGAAGCAATTGTATCCTTCTTTAGGTCGAGAGATGATTAAACCAGTATGTAAATTCTCCATCAGCCCATCACAGCACTGCATCCCCACCACTTAATCACTGAGATCAGTATGCTGAAAAGGAAATTGATGGTGCCAAATTCCTCCCCAGGTTATAATAATTCTGGAAGGTGGAATGTTTTTCTCATCACTGCAACTTAATTTACAACTTgctttattctgtgttttagtTTTCACTCTCATTTTATTGCTTAATCTgttctctttcagctttttattaCAAATGTGTTGCTAAAGAGGGATGCAGTTTCATCTTTTTGTCTGTATCATCTGATAAGGACTATAAAATTAAAGAGATTTAATCCAAATCTGATGTACACCCTTGTCCTATCAGCTTTAGTGTATATATAGATTTATGGATGTGTGTGTGAACCATGTTTTCACATTTCTTGTAGTTCCATCAAAATGAGAGTAAGGGTTaaattttcagcagcagcatgcaAGTCACCTGGATTTGTAAATCCCATTTTCAAGACTATTTTAAGAGCTTTTAAGAATTTCAGAGTGGCTTCATCTTACTTCCACTTAATGCCTATCATTTCTAAGGATGGCCCTTGGGCTCTCTGAGTACATTGAAGTGTTTCCTCTTGGTGCCTTAAAGTAATCTGAGGACATCTTGATGTGTGGTATTACTTCTTAGGCAGAAAGTACTAAATAACAGTTATCTCTCAGTTCATCGTGtgtgttctttttcttgcagCTGTTTGGAACAATAGTCTGGATTTTGGTAGCTTCTACCCACGTTCCACTTCcactgctgcagggatgggtgATGTTTGTAGCTGTGACTGCATGGTTCCTGTCCATTGTGTTCCTGTGCCTGTTCCTCTTTGGTTATGCAAATAGAATTGCTGTCAACTGGAACCAGATGGtaagatttttatctttatttaagGATTCCCTTTGTTTTATaaactggaaataatttcattagaAATATGTGTTCTTGTCATTTTAAGTCCTAATGCCTGGCCCCCTATTTTAAGGGAAAGTTTTTCAAAATAGAATAATTCAAAACTTTAAGAAGAAATAGTAGAGTTACAAAGATGACAGAGGAAATACAGGACTGCCAATATGATAGAGGCGGAAATAGCCCAGCTTTTGAAACTG
This DNA window, taken from Calypte anna isolate BGI_N300 chromosome 2, bCalAnn1_v1.p, whole genome shotgun sequence, encodes the following:
- the MAL2 gene encoding protein MAL2 isoform X1 — translated: MLPRGASSMPPPPNPAAYFPPPRVTLPSGLEILRTYSGAVIFLEILFGTIVWILVASTHVPLPLLQGWVMFVAVTAWFLSIVFLCLFLFGYANRIAVNWNQMDFLFHGATFVFYFGAFLLQAGTTSLHHFPRRFNSTTHEKILADHEYNISIAASIFAFATAVCYGCSTALALRRWRL
- the MAL2 gene encoding protein MAL2 isoform X2, which encodes MLPRGASSMPPPPNPAAYFPPPRVTLPSGLEILRTYSGAVIFLEILFGTIVWILVASTHVPLPLLQGWVMFVAVTAWFLSIVFLCLFLFGYANRIAVNWNQMDFLFHGATFVFYFGAFLLQAGTTSLHHFPRRFNSTTHEKILADHEYNISIAASDYSFSLSQQGCLL